A genome region from Glycine max cultivar Williams 82 chromosome 5, Glycine_max_v4.0, whole genome shotgun sequence includes the following:
- the LOC100807374 gene encoding ethylene-response factor C3 has protein sequence MLLPHHRLHCYIKGFISHKCSPSSLIYAKIQPNPFFLPTLMENIDPSKFSHQSQNQNKNNLPLMPIEIDKSYKKRAIKVPKVANKSEKKFLGVRQRPSGRWIAEIKDSSQKLRLWLGTFDKAEEAALAYDCAARLLRGRNAKTNFPNHGTMNTHEEDCSLLGKNPRAYQLLKHAVMKNHALSSSLYSTVVPWKNQIMMRDEFDSLVEETIVCSIPEQGSGCCGISFGSSKVYSSVVVAPSFSAS, from the coding sequence ATGCTATTACCTCATCATCGACTTCATTGTTACATCAAAGGCTTTATTAGTCATAAGTGCTCACCCTCTTCTCTTATCTATGCTAAAATTCAACCCaaccctttttttcttcctactcTCATGGAAAACATAGACCCCTCAAAATTTTCACACCAATCTCAAAACCAAAACAAGAATAATCTTCCCTTGATGCCTATTGAAATAGACAAGTCCTATAAGAAGAGAGCCATAAAGGTTCCAAAAGTAGCAAACAAGAGTGAGAAAAAGTTTCTTGGGGTGAGACAAAGACCTTCAGGAAGATGGATTGCTGAGATCAAGGACTCCTCACAGAAACTAAGGCTTTGGTTAGGAACTTTTGACAAAGCAGAAGAGGCTGCCCTGGCTTATGACTGTGCTGCAAGGCTTCTTAGAGGGAGAAATGCCAAAACAAACTTTCCAAACCATGGAACCATGAACACTCATGAAGAAGATTGCAGCCTTTTGGGTAAGAATCCAAGGGCCTACCAACTTCTTAAGCATGCAGTCATGAAGAACCATGCACTTTCATCATCGCTTTATTCCACAGTCGTGCCTTGGAAAAACCAGATCATGATGAGAGACGAGTTTGACTCCCTTGTTGAGGAAACTATAGTTTGTTCCATTCCTGAACAAGGTTCTGGGTGTTGTGGAATTTCATTTGGAAGTTCTAAGGTTTATTCTTCTGTTGTTGTAGCTCCTTCTTTCAGTGCTTCCTAA